DNA from Actinoplanes sp. SE50/110:
GGCGTTTCGCGGTATCGCCGCCCGGGCACCGTGCCGTCATGCGCACGCCGGCACCCGCCCTCGCCAGGCCGGTCGACGGACCGGCGCCGACCCTGGACTCCCGCTTCACCGCGGCGGTGCTGACCGACCTGCGCCACGCGGTTCGAACCGCGACAGCCGACGCCGGGCTGCACGGGGAACGACTGGACGACTTCATCGTCGCCGTACAGGAGCTGACCACCAACGCCGTACGGCACGGCGGCGGCCGGGGCCGGCTGCTGCTACGCCGGCACGACGACACCGTGACGTGCGAAATCAGCGACCATGGCAGCGGATTCCCCGACGGCATCCCCGCCACCGGCAGCCCGCCACCGGCCGGCGTACCCGGCGGCCGCGGGCTGTGGCTGGCCACCCAGCTCAGCGACACCCTGCTGATTACCGACCGGCGCGACGGTGTGACCGTCACCATCACTATCTGCCTGACTGCCCCTGG
Protein-coding regions in this window:
- a CDS encoding ATP-binding protein; this encodes MRTPAPALARPVDGPAPTLDSRFTAAVLTDLRHAVRTATADAGLHGERLDDFIVAVQELTTNAVRHGGGRGRLLLRRHDDTVTCEISDHGSGFPDGIPATGSPPPAGVPGGRGLWLATQLSDTLLITDRRDGVTVTITICLTAPGIPAGAAPAAGSGTVPAPQQSELAIKPGPPLHGNPGRSTPA